One genomic window of Pseudomonas chlororaphis subsp. piscium includes the following:
- a CDS encoding DUF2790 domain-containing protein, which yields MKALLVLALSSLCVTAMADEIPTDVANQQPPVEEYSYSSDLDIAKVISMSEVPNVCEVVPARMEYEDSKGLRHILQYRVMGNGCSNG from the coding sequence ATGAAAGCTTTATTAGTTCTGGCCCTCAGCAGTCTTTGCGTTACAGCAATGGCCGACGAGATCCCGACTGATGTCGCAAACCAGCAACCGCCCGTAGAGGAATACTCTTACTCGTCCGACCTGGACATCGCCAAAGTTATCTCCATGAGCGAAGTTCCAAATGTATGCGAAGTTGTACCAGCGCGTATGGAATATGAAGACTCGAAAGGCCTGCGGCATATCTTGCAATACCGTGTCATGGGTAACGGCTGCTCTAACGGCTGA
- the acs gene encoding acetate--CoA ligase, with protein MSAASLYPVRPEVAANTLTDEATYKAMYQQSVVNPDGFWREQAKRLDWIKPFTTVKQTSFDDHHVDIKWFADGTLNVSYNCLDRHLAERGDQIAIIWEGDDPSESRNITYRELHEQVCKFANALRGQDVHRGDVVTIYMPMIPEAVVAMLACTRIGAIHSVVFGGFSPEALAGRIIDCKSKVVITADEGIRAGKKIPLKANVDDALTNPETSSIQKVIVCKRTSGDIKWNQHRDIWYEDLMKVAGTVCAPKEMGAEEALFILYTSGSTGKPKGVQHTTGGYLLYAALTHERVFDYRPGEIYWCTADVGWVTGHTYIVYGPLANGATTLLFEGVPNYPDVTRVAKIVDKHKVNILYTAPTAIRAMMASGNAACAGADGSSLRLLGSVGEPINPEAWDWYYKNVGQSRCPIVDTWWQTETGATLMSPLPGAHALKPGSAARPFFGVVPALVDNLGNIIEGAAEGNLVILDSWPGQARTLYGDHDRFVDTYFKTFRGMYFTGDGARRDEDGYWWITGRVDDVLNVSGHRMGTAEIESAMVAHPKVAEAAVVGVPHDIKGQGIYVYVTLNGGEEPSEALRLELKNWVRKEIGPIASPDVIQWAPGLPKTRSGKIMRRILRKIATAEYDSLGDISTLADPGVVQHLVDTHKTMNVA; from the coding sequence ATGAGTGCGGCTTCTCTGTATCCCGTTCGTCCCGAGGTTGCGGCCAACACGCTGACTGACGAGGCGACCTACAAGGCCATGTACCAGCAGTCGGTCGTCAACCCGGACGGCTTCTGGCGCGAACAAGCCAAGCGCCTCGACTGGATCAAGCCTTTCACCACGGTGAAGCAGACCTCCTTCGACGATCACCATGTCGATATCAAATGGTTTGCCGACGGCACCCTCAACGTCTCCTACAACTGCCTGGATCGCCACCTGGCCGAGCGCGGCGATCAGATCGCGATCATCTGGGAAGGCGACGATCCTTCCGAAAGCCGCAACATCACCTATCGCGAACTGCACGAACAAGTCTGCAAGTTCGCCAACGCCCTGCGTGGCCAGGACGTGCACCGCGGCGACGTGGTGACTATCTATATGCCGATGATTCCCGAAGCCGTGGTCGCCATGCTGGCCTGTACCCGGATCGGCGCGATTCACTCGGTGGTGTTCGGCGGCTTCTCGCCAGAAGCACTGGCGGGCCGGATCATCGACTGCAAGTCCAAGGTGGTGATCACCGCTGACGAAGGCATCCGCGCGGGCAAGAAGATTCCGCTTAAGGCCAATGTCGACGACGCGCTGACCAACCCGGAAACCAGCAGCATCCAGAAGGTCATCGTGTGCAAGCGCACATCGGGCGACATCAAGTGGAACCAGCATCGCGACATCTGGTACGAAGACTTGATGAAAGTGGCAGGTACCGTCTGCGCGCCAAAAGAGATGGGCGCCGAGGAGGCGCTGTTCATCCTTTATACCTCCGGCTCCACCGGTAAGCCCAAGGGCGTGCAGCACACCACTGGCGGCTACCTGCTGTATGCGGCCCTGACCCACGAGCGCGTGTTCGATTACCGTCCGGGGGAAATCTACTGGTGCACCGCCGACGTCGGCTGGGTCACAGGCCACACCTATATTGTCTATGGCCCGCTGGCCAATGGTGCGACCACCCTGCTGTTCGAGGGCGTGCCGAACTATCCGGACGTGACTCGCGTGGCGAAGATCGTCGACAAGCACAAGGTCAATATCCTCTACACCGCGCCGACCGCGATCCGCGCCATGATGGCCTCGGGTAACGCCGCCTGCGCAGGCGCCGATGGCAGCAGCCTGCGCCTGCTGGGTTCGGTGGGTGAGCCGATCAACCCGGAAGCCTGGGACTGGTACTACAAGAACGTCGGTCAATCCCGCTGCCCGATCGTCGATACCTGGTGGCAGACCGAGACCGGCGCGACCCTGATGAGCCCGCTGCCGGGCGCCCATGCCCTCAAGCCGGGTTCGGCGGCTCGTCCGTTCTTTGGTGTGGTGCCGGCGCTGGTGGACAACCTGGGCAACATCATCGAGGGCGCCGCCGAAGGCAACCTGGTGATCCTCGATTCGTGGCCGGGCCAGGCGCGCACCCTGTATGGCGACCACGATCGTTTCGTCGATACCTACTTCAAGACCTTCCGTGGCATGTACTTCACCGGTGACGGTGCCCGTCGCGATGAAGATGGCTACTGGTGGATCACCGGGCGGGTGGACGACGTGCTCAACGTCTCCGGCCACCGCATGGGGACCGCCGAGATCGAAAGCGCGATGGTCGCTCACCCGAAAGTCGCCGAAGCGGCGGTGGTTGGTGTGCCCCATGACATCAAGGGGCAGGGCATCTATGTCTACGTCACCCTCAACGGTGGCGAAGAGCCGAGCGAAGCGCTGCGCCTGGAGCTGAAGAACTGGGTGCGCAAGGAGATCGGTCCGATCGCCTCGCCGGATGTCATCCAGTGGGCGCCAGGGCTGCCGAAGACCCGTTCCGGGAAGATTATGCGCCGTATCCTGCGCAAGATCGCCACGGCGGAATACGACAGCCTGGGGGATATCTCCACCCTGGCCGACCCTGGCGTGGTGCAGCATCTGGTCGATACCCACAAGACCATGAACGTCGCCTAA